The following nucleotide sequence is from Vulpes lagopus strain Blue_001 chromosome 1, ASM1834538v1, whole genome shotgun sequence.
ctctccagGTCACTCTACACCTTTTTCATATCTTCCCTCAGCCACAATCAAACTTCCCCATCCTGTGCCCCATTCCCACAGAACTTGCTATAAACAATCCAACTCCACCAGCAAGCTGGCATTAGGCAATGTCTGTTGCAATGCACAGAGTGACAGGAAAGACAACAGCTGGAAGCTGCAGCGTGGGAGTCTGTCTCAGGGACACAGGTGCATTTTGAGCAGAGGCCTTCCAAGCCCAATGCCTTTACCTAAAAGAGATCTCTGGTGGTGTGATTTCAAGCTACCAGACAGGGCCTGTGAGAGCTCTTTTGGTGCAGGGAGTtcttttgatgtattttaaaCTCCAACAGGGAACAGGGAGGCGGAGGCCTAATCCACCCTAAGGGTGGGGCGGCCTGGGCGCCTTGCCCCATTAGGACGGAATGAAAGGCTTTTGAAGGTGGTGGCTCAAGACAGGTGGCTTCTTGATTGTAGCCACAGTGTCTCAGCCAGGATGGGGGAAGAAGGGGGGCTGTGCAGACAGCTGGCAGgagggggaagcctgggtggggTGATCCAGGAGATGGGACTGCTTCCAGACCTGCTTGGCCTGACCTATGCTCTGTGACTTCAGGCAGGTGCCTGTGCTTCTCCAGCAATGATTCTAGTGTCATAATAGTACGTACGCTACCTACCTCACAGGTTTTGTGAGATGAGATAACTCCAGTAAAAGTGTTTTGCCAAGGGTGAAACCCCAAAGTCAGGTGTAGTTaggcttctctctttttcttcaagGCGCAGACagcaacttcattttttaaaaagattttatttatttattcatgagagacacacagagagaggcagagacataggcagagagagaagcaggctccggatgcaggactcaatgccaggacccccggatcaccacctgagccgaaggcagacgctcaaccactgagccacccaggtgtcccagcaactTCATTTTTTAGGCATTTTCTCCCTAGCTGCATTTCCTCCTACAGACAAGTCAGAGGATAGAACTTAGTGCTCAGAAAGCCACACCCGAGTCCCCTTAGCTCTGGGTTTCTGCAGCCCCCtatctccctgcccccagagagTGTGTGTGATTATTCATGTTTGTGCAGTGGGTGTTCGTGGGGGACTCACTGGTACATCTGGGTGTTGGTGTGGGCTCATGTTGCTGAGCGTGTGAAGATGTGCTATGGCTATGTGTAGGGCTTGCATAATGTGTTGTATTTAGTGTGGTGTGGGTAATGCATGCGTGTCGTTTGTGTGCaatgtggctttttctttttcgtCAGAGGCTTAGGCGTACGTTGTGGGTCTGGTGCAGCGTGGAAGGTACGCGTGTCACCTGTGTGAGGAGCGACTGTGCGTTGTGGATGTGAGTGATCGGAGTAATCTCTACAAAACACACGGGGTTTGCAGCGGCGGCTGTGCAGGCGGCGCACCAGTGCGTGTGCTGCACGTGCCGCGTCGGGGGCCTGGGTCCTCGGCGAGCGGGGCGCGCGCGGCGAGCGCCGGGCCAAGCAGACGCCCGCAGCTGCGGTCTGCGCATGCCCCGAGGGCCGCGAGCTGCGGACTTGGCTCGGCGTGGGGGAGGTGCGTCCTTTGCGGGGTCGCGCGCGGAGGGGTGGGCCGGCGCTGTCTGTGCCGGGAGTGCGCGCAGCTCGGGTGCGGTGCGTGGTAGGAAACGGGGACCTCGGcggaggggccgggggcggggccgggctcccACGGCCGGGACGCTCCGGGCCGACTTCACGCCGCCGCGGCCGCGCTCCCGGGAGGCCCGCAGGGGATTCTGGGAGGCGGGGCCGCGCCCGCCGCAGGGGCCGCCGGGaagcggcgggggcgggggcgctgcgAGTGCGCGCGGCTGGGCGCTCGTCTCGGCACCTGCCGGGCAcgggcgcgggcgcgggtgcAGCCCCGGGTGTTTAACATCCCCCCGCGCGTGCACCCTTGCTGACGGCTGGCGGTCGGGCGCGGTGCCCCCTGCTTGCGTGTCCCGGGTTAGTTCTCAGGCCCCCTACCGAGGGGAGCAGCCCCACCGCACAGGTGAATGACCTGAAGCTCCGAGAGGGGAGACCCTGGCGCACTCGAGTCCCTCCCGCCCCAGCTCGCTGCGAGTGATCTTAAAGCGAGAAGAACGCCATAGGGAAGTGGGACTCTGGACAGCGAGCGTGACCCTGAGTGTCTCCAAAAACCTGTCGCGAGGTGCTTGCCAAAACCTCTCCTAAGACCTTCCAGAATTTCTAGTCCAGGATGGAAAGGGAGTCTGGGTTTAGGCCCATCAAGCAAAGCAGGAAGCACGAAGATGTTGGATAAGCTCGTAGGGTAAAATATGATACTTCCCAGAGTGGATGTAGTCCAGGAATAAGGAAGCTGATTGTCCAGAATTAGGTTTGCAACCCATTGTGGAGTGAAGAATCAACATCTCTTCTTAAACTCCGCATGGTCagggcgctgggtggctcagcggctgagcctctgccttccgctcagggcgtgatcctggggtcccgggatcgagtcccacatcgggctccccgcagggagcctgcttctccctctgccagtgtctcatgaataaataattaaataacaaaaaaatcttaaactccACATGGTTATAGCTCACATCTGCTTCTGGTGGACCtacttcctcctccaccttctcctccccccccccccccacatcgtTCCTCATTCCTTGCTCTTCTTCCATAGTATCCTGTGTATTTAGTCTATTAAGTTGAATCATATGAAATTGCCCTTATGGAGATCAAAACTTGCAATTTTGTGTGTTCGAcctaataatatattttggaaagttcttttctattttacaaCATGCGGGGAATTGTTCGCATTTGATTAGAGTTGCAGGAATCCTGAGATTCTCACAGATTGCAGCAGCTTGAATTTAGGTATTAGGACTAGAAACGTGGCCTCTAATGGACTGGAGCCAGCTGGTACTGGCTCCTCAGGTGAttgttaaatattcaggaattctGCAAGCCAATTGTTAAAccattggtagcttgaaattggtcGTGTAGAGAGTGTGTACACCATGGAAATTGccttccctccccatccttcTGGGATCCAGTTTACCAACACACTATTGGCTGTCTGGCTTATCTTGGGCCAAGTGAAGTCACAGTGAAATCCACTTCCCCAGGACCAGATAGATCCTCCAATTGAAATCAAGACTGTGGGAAGAGTGGAATGGATGCTGGGGAAACAGCCAATAAACTCAGTGGttgtggaagaaaacagaaaacttgagGATGAGCTGTCACAGTTCCTAATTATAGTTCACTTTAgttaatatttatcaagcatttatcatgtgccaagcactgtttgACACACTTTATTTGTGTTAACTCATTTGATCCCCACAAT
It contains:
- the LOC121486834 gene encoding atherin-like, with the translated sequence MPVLRRNDIRERQGRQVEVTLERSVELKRGDAISDTKATTPLLQGGTAPDRQPSARVHARGDVKHPGLHPRPRPCPAGAETSAQPRALAAPPPPPLPGGPCGGRGPASQNPLRASRERGRGGVKSARSVPAVGARPRPRPLRRGPRFLPRTAPELRALPAQTAPAHPSARDPAKDAPPPRRAKSAARGPRGMRRPQLRASAWPGARRARPARRGPRPPTRHVQHTHWRKCS